GTTCCTGTCGTTCCGCGGCCAACGTTATCCCTATCCGGATTACGCCGTGGATGGGGTTTGGCAAAAAGAGTTCCTTGAACTGCCTTATTTTTTTTCCAGTCAGGATATTGAGTCATTGGAGATCATGCGCTCCAGTGCGGTTCTGCTCACCGGTCTATCGACCATGGCGGGGGTAGTAAACGTCAAGACCCGGGAATATGAAGAAAGCGAAACGACGGCGCGTCTCGAGTATGGTTCTTATCAATCGATGCGCGGTCTTTTTTCTCATGGTGGCAAAGTAAACGCATTATCCTACGCCGGCAGCTTGGGCTTCTTTAAAACAAAAGGGCCTGCGAATAAAAACGCCGCTGAACAGGTGGCCAATGCGTTCGGCAAGATCAAATGGGAACCCAACCGGAATTTCTATCTGCAAACCAGTGCGTTCTACCTCACTGCGGACCGCGAGCTGCTCCTGGCGCAGCCCCCGGCCGATTCCAGCTACTGGCAGAAGGTCGATGCCTATGATCCGGTCAAGGCGCTGCTGCTGACGCTGTCCAGTCGATATCGCATGGGGGAGAGGGCCAGTCTGGAAGTGAAGGCCTCCTATGCTGACCGGAAACCGGACTATAAAAGTTATAACACTCTGACCGATCAAACAAGCCGGTATCGCGAGCCGGATCATGAACTGAATCTGACCGTGATCCAGGCGATCTCTCTTTTTCGCGATAACACCGTCCGGGGCGGTTTCTTTTATAATCACTGGGTGGCGCCCCATGGAAAACGATTCTATTATGGCAAAGCCTGCGATACGGAAACGTTCGCCGGCGTGCTGATGGATGAACAGCGGCTGGGAAAACTCTATCTGGATGCCGGTCTGCGCTGGGAAAAGACTCATTGGAATCGATACGGCGCTTTCAGCATCAATGAAAGCGCCAAGGGATTGACCAAGGTCACGCCGGTGGTGGATGAATGGCAGCGGCCGATGATGATGGGGACGCTTGGCGCGGCTTATCATTTTACCGAAACCATCTCCCTGCACGGGCATGCGGCGTTCGGCCGGGTGCAACCCCGCGCCGGCACGATGACTGCTGAAATGGTGGAACCGTTGGATGAAAAGCAGATCAAAGCAGATGTCGGCGTGCAGAAACTTTCTCCAGAGCTGGGCAGGTTCTCCCTGGTCTATTTTCTGACCCGCCAGGATAACGCCATTGCATTGAGCGGCGCCACCAAAACCTTGAACGGTCGTGTTCTGGAACTGTATCTCAACCGCGATCAATACCAAACTGGTCTGGAGACCGAATGGCAGTCCGCATGGCTCTGGCATCAAATTCGGCCTTTTGTCAATTGCACCTATGTGTTGGCCAAAGAGAGTTCCAAGGGTACCATGGTTCGCAACGAAGAATACCCGCAATGGATCACAGCCGCTGGGCTTTTACGTCAGGGCCGGCTGCTGGAGGTTAATCTGCTGGGCAAGTATCTTTCCGGTTTTAAAGGGAGTCAATTTTTACCCGCCGGCGTTCCGCCGCAGCCGTTGGGCGATTTCGTCAACGTCGATGTTATCGTGACCTGGAATGCACTGCCGCAAACGAGAACGCGACTCTATTTTGAACTGCGCAATCTGTTCGATAAAAAGTATGCTACCTCCATCGGCTATCCGGATTTCGGCCGCCGTATGTATGCCGGCATCACTAAAACCTGGTGAGTCGTGATCGTGTTTTTCTTCCAACACCTAGCCGACCGTTTGGCCGCAATGATGCAACGCCCCAAGTGGCTGATTTTTATCCTGGCCTGTTTTTCTTCTGCCCAGGCCTGTAATGTTCCGGTCTTCCGCTATGCGCTGGAAAAATGGCCTGCGGATTCCTACACGCTGGTGCTCTATCAAAAGGCAGGGGCAGAGTCAAGCGCCACGGCCGAGCAGTGGTTGCGTGAACATCTGTCCGCCGGCCCGCCCATCAATGTCCATGTGCAGAGTGTGGTCGTCGATTCCGTTGCCGAGGCGACGGACGCATCTGAGCGGATCCCTGATTATCCCTGGTTGGAGGTGTATTTCCCTCATCGAACCGCGGAAAGCCGACCCATCTGGTCCGGTCTTGCCACAACAGAGAATGTTCACCGCGTTCTGCATTCGCCGTTGCGTTCGTTGCTTATAGAAAAATTAGTGCAGGGCGACGCGTTGGTGTGGCTGCTGCTGCTCAGCGGAAACGACTCTTTGGATTCGCAGGCCCGCGACCGGTTGCAGTCAGCGCTGGAACGCGCTCAACGCGAATTATCCATCCCTGAGACCGGTGTCGACAGCCATGGCAATCCGATTCCGGTAACCGAGTTCAAACGGCTGCCGGTGCGATTCAGTTTTCTTGAGATACACCGGCGGAACGCCGATGAGTCATTCCTGCAACGCTGTCTGTTGCAGGTGGAGCCGGACCTGTCCTTCTTTGACGGCCCCATGGCCTTTCCGGTGCTGGGACAAGGCCGCGCGCTCTACGCTTTAGTGGGACCGGGCATCAACGAGAACAACGTTTTCGAGGCCTGCCGTTCGGCCATCGGCTGGTGTTCCTGCGAAGTCAAAGAGCTGAATCCCGGCTTGGATCTGTTGCTGGCCGCCGACTGGTCGCATCTGAGCTTGGGACGTCTGGTAAATGATGCGCCTTCGCCCATTGTCGGGTTGTCCGCCTTTGTTTCCGACAGTGCCGAAACCGCGGCTGCGTCAACGCCCTTGCCCGTTGAGAGCGCGCCCACTGAACAGAGTGAAGAGGTGGTTTCTTTGCTCCGGTCTGTGCCTGCTTCCGTTGATCAGACGCTCGCCTCGCCTTCTTCGGTTCCTGCTTCCCCGCTGTATCGTAATATGACGATTCTGGCGATTGCCGCCTTCATTTTAGTGCTGGTCGCCTCCCTGGTTTTGAGGAAGCGAAAGCGAGGGCGTTCCTGATGAGCATCGGCCGATTGGTGATAAAAGAAATACTGCACCGTAGGATTAATTTCTTTTCCGGTCTGGTATCGGTCGTTCTGTCCATCGCCGTTTTGATCGGCGTCCTGTTTACTCTGGCCATGCTGGATCAGCAGACCGCAAGGGTTTTAGCGGAAAAGGAGAAGGAGACCGCCGCGCGCATGGAGGCGCTGCAGGATGATTACCGAAAGATTATGAAGCTGCTCGGTTTTAACTTGTTGATCATTCCGCAGAACCAAAAGCTTGCCGACTATTTTGAAGAGGAGCAGGTTACCGAATACATGCCGGCTTTCTATGCGGACCGACTGGCGAATGCCAAGCTGGTAACGATTCAGCATATTCTGCCCAGCCTGCAGCAAAAAATTTACTGGCCTGAAAAAAATCGAACAATCATTCTGATCGGCACCCGCGGCGAAATCGCCGCCGCCGATGCGCGCATTCGTGAACCACTGCTGGTGGCAGTGCCCTGGGATCATGCGGTGGTCGGATATGAACTGTCCCAAAGTCTGCGTTTGAAGCCGCAAGATCAAATCACGCTGCTGGGTCATACCTTCACTGTTCAGAGCTGCAATGAGGAACGCGGCAGCAAGGACGATATATCCATTTGGATCGATTTAAAGCAAGCGCAACAGCTCCTGAATAAGCCGGAACAGATCAACGCCATTCTGGCTCTCAAATGCCACTGTCATGGAAATGACATCGATCAGGTGCGCCGGGATATCGCCGAAATATTGCCGGGCGTCCAGGTCATTGAGCAGGCGGGTAAAGTGGTGACGCGGGCGGAAGCGAGGGACCGCGCCAAAGAGGAAGCAGCCGCTTCTATGGCCGCCGAGATCGCCAACAGAAAAAAACTGCGTTCAGAACTGGAGCGTTTTTCCTCCTTGCTCACACCGCTGGTTTTTGTGGTCAGTGCGGTCTGGTTGACGTCCCTGTTTTTCATTAATGTCCGGGATCGCCGCAGTGAAGTCGGTTTGCTGCGCGCCTGCGGCGCCTCTGATCGCAAGGTGATGTCGTTGTTCTTGATCAAGGCGTTGATGATGGGCATCATCGGCGCGCTGTTCGGCTACCTGCTGGGCGCCCTGATCGCTGTGATGCGAAATCCAGACGGACGGCTTATCGATGTTATAAATATTCCGTTCTTCATTCTTGCCATGCTTACGGCGATGACGCTATCGCTGATTGCCAGCTGGATTCCGGCTCTCTGCGCAGCGCGTCAGGATCCCGCCCTGATTCTGCGGGAGGAGTGACGTTATGCTGCAACTGCAGAAGATCAGCAAAATCTATTGGAAACAAGGGCAACGCATCATCGCGTTGCCGCCTACAGAGTTGACCATCGGAGAGGGGGAATTTATCGCCGTTCGGGGAGCGAGTGGAAGCGGCAAAACCACGCTGCTGCTCATCGCCGGAGGATTGCTTCATCCGGATTCCGGACACGTGCTGGTGCAGGGCAAAGATTTGTATCAAATGGAGAGCGGCGACCGTGCGCATTGGCGGTCGCTGAACATCGGTTTTGTTTTTCAGCAGTATCATCTTCTGCCCTATTTGTCAGTGCTGGACAATGTGCTTGTTCCGCAGCTTGCTGTAGATGTCGGCGATCTTTATGATCGCGCGGCTGATTTGATACAACATTTTGGCCTGACATCGCGACAATCTCATCTTCCTTCCGAACTGAGCGCCGGAGAAAAGCAGCGGGTCGCATTAGCGCGGGCACTGCTGCTGAACCCCAAGATCATCCTGGCTGATGAAATCACCGGCAATCTGGATCCGCATAACGCCGAAATCGTTCTGCGCTCTTTGCACGAGTTCGTCGACCAAGGAGGCACCGTGGTGCTCGCCACCCATGATGCCGGAGCAGCCTCACAGGCGCATCGCATACTGTCGTTATCCATGGAAAAATCAGGATCGGAATAGAATGAAACATCGTTTTCGGTTAAGGATCTACTGCCTCATCCTTGTTCTGGCTTCAAGCGTGTTCGCTGCCGATTGGCCCATGTGGCGTTATGACGCCGGACGCACCGCCTCTTCACCAGAGGAACTGGCTTCACACCTTTATCTGCAATGGACGCGTACCTATACGCCCAGAGTGCCTGTTTGGGATGATTCTCTCAATCAGGATCTCATGCCGCTGGATAGTGTATTCGAGCCCATCGTGCTTGGCCAACGGCTCTATGTCGGTTTCAACGAACAGGATAAGGTGGTGGCGCTGGACCTGAACACCGGCGCTGAAGTGTGGTCCTTCTATGCCGACGGTCCCATTCGTCTGCCTCCGGCAGGATATCATGGCCGATTGTATTTCACCAGCGATGACGGATATCTTTATTGCCTTTCCGCTGCAAGGGGCGAGCTGCTGTGGAGATTCCGCGGCGGTCCGTCCAATCGGATGAATCTTGGCAACAAACGGATGATCTCCAGTTGGCCGGCGCGCGGCGGTCTGGTGATACATGACGATGTCCTTTACTTTGCCGCTGGCATTTGGCCGTTCATGGGCATTTTTATATACGCGCTGGAACCGGAGCCAGGCAGAGAAATATGGCGCAATGACGGCAGCGGCGCGGAATATACGGTTCAGCCTCATAATTCGCCTGCCTTTGCCGGCGTAGCGCCGCAGGGG
The bacterium genome window above contains:
- a CDS encoding TonB-dependent receptor, which gives rise to MVTFIKIRQRTRGWLLFMILAVFGCAIAAEIRGTVEDAKTSSPLKGADVLIKNTTLGNSTDGEGRFVISGVAEGRCELMVSLLGYQSRTVKLTVGTEGTASVQIKLTPVLLPMEPVWVTGASYRDVLSTPDVQSEALDLSVTEVPRVTMEQQHSKTLVDAMSYMPGAMIENRGRKVKQFLSFRGQRYPYPDYAVDGVWQKEFLELPYFFSSQDIESLEIMRSSAVLLTGLSTMAGVVNVKTREYEESETTARLEYGSYQSMRGLFSHGGKVNALSYAGSLGFFKTKGPANKNAAEQVANAFGKIKWEPNRNFYLQTSAFYLTADRELLLAQPPADSSYWQKVDAYDPVKALLLTLSSRYRMGERASLEVKASYADRKPDYKSYNTLTDQTSRYREPDHELNLTVIQAISLFRDNTVRGGFFYNHWVAPHGKRFYYGKACDTETFAGVLMDEQRLGKLYLDAGLRWEKTHWNRYGAFSINESAKGLTKVTPVVDEWQRPMMMGTLGAAYHFTETISLHGHAAFGRVQPRAGTMTAEMVEPLDEKQIKADVGVQKLSPELGRFSLVYFLTRQDNAIALSGATKTLNGRVLELYLNRDQYQTGLETEWQSAWLWHQIRPFVNCTYVLAKESSKGTMVRNEEYPQWITAAGLLRQGRLLEVNLLGKYLSGFKGSQFLPAGVPPQPLGDFVNVDVIVTWNALPQTRTRLYFELRNLFDKKYATSIGYPDFGRRMYAGITKTW
- a CDS encoding FtsX-like permease family protein, encoding MSIGRLVIKEILHRRINFFSGLVSVVLSIAVLIGVLFTLAMLDQQTARVLAEKEKETAARMEALQDDYRKIMKLLGFNLLIIPQNQKLADYFEEEQVTEYMPAFYADRLANAKLVTIQHILPSLQQKIYWPEKNRTIILIGTRGEIAAADARIREPLLVAVPWDHAVVGYELSQSLRLKPQDQITLLGHTFTVQSCNEERGSKDDISIWIDLKQAQQLLNKPEQINAILALKCHCHGNDIDQVRRDIAEILPGVQVIEQAGKVVTRAEARDRAKEEAAASMAAEIANRKKLRSELERFSSLLTPLVFVVSAVWLTSLFFINVRDRRSEVGLLRACGASDRKVMSLFLIKALMMGIIGALFGYLLGALIAVMRNPDGRLIDVINIPFFILAMLTAMTLSLIASWIPALCAARQDPALILREE
- a CDS encoding ABC transporter ATP-binding protein, whose amino-acid sequence is MLQLQKISKIYWKQGQRIIALPPTELTIGEGEFIAVRGASGSGKTTLLLIAGGLLHPDSGHVLVQGKDLYQMESGDRAHWRSLNIGFVFQQYHLLPYLSVLDNVLVPQLAVDVGDLYDRAADLIQHFGLTSRQSHLPSELSAGEKQRVALARALLLNPKIILADEITGNLDPHNAEIVLRSLHEFVDQGGTVVLATHDAGAASQAHRILSLSMEKSGSE